A single Pseudomonas sp. DC1.2 DNA region contains:
- a CDS encoding SOS response-associated peptidase: MCGRYALFRWNPAFAALPGFPADQQAQWNISPNDSVLMLRAGPDGQRALARARWGLTPPWLTDLSRTPAHARAETVAEQPMFRQALRERRCLLPANGFYEWRGTTRKRPYWLTPGEGSALFFAAIWEAYPVQEQVWLSTAVITQPAASQRRPLILDAVGQAAWLDPETPLHVLQGLLASEPAALRERVLANLVNDPKLNGPECLTPG, translated from the coding sequence ATGTGTGGACGTTATGCCCTGTTTCGCTGGAACCCCGCCTTCGCGGCCCTGCCAGGTTTTCCCGCCGATCAGCAGGCGCAGTGGAATATTTCCCCCAATGATTCGGTGTTGATGCTGCGTGCCGGCCCGGACGGCCAGCGTGCGTTGGCCCGTGCCCGCTGGGGGTTGACGCCGCCGTGGCTGACCGATCTGTCCCGCACGCCGGCCCACGCCAGGGCGGAAACCGTGGCCGAGCAGCCGATGTTTCGCCAGGCCTTGCGCGAGCGCCGCTGCCTGCTGCCGGCCAACGGCTTCTACGAATGGCGCGGCACCACGCGCAAGCGCCCGTACTGGCTGACGCCGGGTGAGGGCTCGGCTCTGTTCTTTGCGGCGATCTGGGAAGCGTATCCCGTGCAGGAACAGGTGTGGCTGAGTACGGCGGTGATTACGCAGCCTGCGGCGAGTCAGCGCCGGCCATTGATTCTCGATGCTGTAGGACAAGCGGCTTGGCTTGATCCTGAGACGCCGTTGCATGTATTGCAGGGGTTGTTGGCCAGTGAGCCGGCGGCGTTGCGCGAGCGGGTGCTGGCGAATCTGGTGAATGATCCGAAGCTCAATGGGCCGGAGTGCTTGACGCCGGGTTGA
- a CDS encoding putative signal transducing protein: MQRIYEPENLMEGELLQSMLASEGIEAHLVGRDLLGGTGELPIFGLLGLSVDNDQAQYARELITAYNAALPMPEDEPESFPGTLVC, encoded by the coding sequence ATGCAGCGAATCTACGAACCGGAAAACCTGATGGAAGGCGAGTTGCTGCAAAGCATGCTCGCCAGCGAGGGTATCGAAGCCCATCTGGTGGGGCGTGATTTGCTCGGCGGCACGGGCGAACTGCCAATTTTTGGACTACTTGGCTTGTCGGTGGACAACGATCAGGCCCAATACGCCCGGGAGTTGATCACGGCCTACAATGCCGCGTTGCCGATGCCGGAGGATGAACCGGAAAGTTTTCCCGGCACGCTGGTCTGTTAG
- a CDS encoding 1-acyl-sn-glycerol-3-phosphate acyltransferase, protein MMGEFDAIRPYDDSEVPAVLARLLGDKAFLDILTHFRFPRFAGAFGWMLKPLIAHRLRREFAGVTSVATLQDKVELYVDHTIERATDGVTYTGVEQFKSGSAYLFIANHRDIVMDPAFVNYAVYHAGLPTPRIAIGDNLLQKPFVSDLMRLNKSFIVHRSISGRREKMAAYQLLSAYINHSIRNDCASIWIAQAEGRAKDGDDRTESAILKMFHMSRKDEPFGEVIRSLNLTPVSISYEYDPCDQAKARELFIRATTGTYTKVPGEDDASIAKGITGYKGRVHVNFAAPITELFEDTKLLAIEMDRQILGGYRLFPVHYLAYAQWADADPQLQVPNAADVFPADELAKAQQEWQRRLDACPTEHRPFMVLQYATPVRNQYRVKAGLAL, encoded by the coding sequence ATGATGGGCGAATTCGATGCCATCCGACCTTACGACGACAGCGAAGTCCCAGCGGTGCTGGCACGATTGCTCGGCGACAAGGCGTTTCTAGATATCCTCACCCACTTCCGCTTCCCGCGTTTTGCCGGTGCCTTCGGCTGGATGCTCAAACCTCTTATAGCTCATCGGCTGCGCCGTGAGTTCGCCGGCGTGACGTCGGTGGCCACATTGCAGGATAAAGTCGAGCTTTACGTCGACCACACCATCGAACGCGCCACAGACGGTGTGACCTACACCGGCGTCGAACAATTCAAGTCGGGCAGCGCTTACCTGTTCATCGCCAACCACCGTGACATCGTGATGGACCCGGCGTTCGTCAACTATGCGGTGTACCACGCTGGCCTGCCGACGCCGCGCATCGCCATTGGCGATAACCTGCTGCAAAAGCCTTTTGTCAGCGACCTGATGCGCCTGAACAAGAGCTTCATCGTCCACCGTTCGATTTCCGGTCGCCGCGAGAAAATGGCCGCTTATCAACTGCTGTCGGCGTACATCAACCACTCGATCCGCAACGATTGCGCCTCGATCTGGATCGCTCAGGCCGAAGGCCGGGCCAAGGACGGCGACGACCGCACCGAGTCGGCGATCCTCAAGATGTTCCACATGAGCCGTAAAGACGAGCCGTTCGGCGAGGTGATCCGCTCCCTGAACCTCACCCCAGTGTCGATCAGCTATGAATACGACCCCTGCGACCAGGCCAAGGCGCGAGAATTGTTCATTCGTGCAACTACCGGCACTTACACCAAAGTACCGGGCGAGGACGATGCGAGCATCGCCAAGGGCATCACCGGGTACAAGGGCCGAGTCCACGTGAACTTTGCCGCCCCCATCACCGAGCTGTTCGAAGACACCAAACTGTTGGCAATCGAAATGGACCGGCAGATACTCGGCGGCTATCGGCTGTTCCCAGTGCATTACCTGGCGTATGCCCAGTGGGCTGACGCCGACCCGCAGTTGCAGGTGCCGAACGCCGCTGACGTGTTCCCGGCGGACGAACTGGCCAAGGCGCAGCAAGAATGGCAACGCCGCTTGGACGCCTGCCCCACGGAGCATCGTCCGTTCATGGTGTTGCAGTATGCGACGCCGGTGCGTAACCAGTACCGGGTGAAGGCCGGGTTAGCGCTGTAA
- a CDS encoding CPXCG motif-containing cysteine-rich protein, translating to MLETAAYECPYCGEEVETSLDLSGGDQTYIEDCQVCCRPIKFVLQVHGDEWHFEVFSENE from the coding sequence ATGCTGGAAACCGCAGCTTATGAATGCCCGTATTGTGGTGAGGAGGTTGAGACTTCTCTGGATCTGTCCGGTGGCGACCAGACGTATATCGAGGACTGCCAGGTGTGCTGTCGACCGATCAAGTTTGTGTTGCAGGTTCACGGAGATGAATGGCATTTCGAAGTCTTCAGTGAAAACGAATGA
- a CDS encoding M48 family metallopeptidase: MNKTLVVGVISAGLLLAGCQSVNTTSAGAVGVERKQYMFSMLSSDEVNQMYAQSYQKTVGEANTQGVLDKTSSDAKRVQAIATRLIAQAPNFRPDSAQWKWEVNLIKSDELNANCGPGGKIIFYTGLIDSLKLTDDEIAAVMGHEIAHALREHGREAMSKAYGIEMAKQGAGALLGLGQDSLALADTVANYGMTLPNSRANENEADLIGLELAARAGYNPNAAITLWNKMSKASEGSPPEFMSTHPASASRISSLQAAIPKVMPLYEQAPKS, translated from the coding sequence ATGAACAAGACATTGGTTGTGGGAGTAATCAGCGCAGGCTTGCTACTCGCCGGTTGTCAGTCGGTCAACACCACCAGCGCCGGCGCGGTGGGCGTTGAGCGTAAACAGTACATGTTCAGCATGTTGTCCTCCGATGAGGTCAACCAAATGTACGCACAGTCCTATCAGAAGACGGTGGGCGAGGCGAATACCCAAGGTGTGCTGGATAAGACCAGCAGCGATGCCAAGCGCGTCCAGGCGATCGCCACTCGGCTGATTGCCCAGGCGCCAAACTTTCGTCCGGATTCGGCCCAATGGAAGTGGGAAGTCAACCTGATCAAGAGTGACGAACTCAACGCCAACTGCGGTCCTGGCGGCAAAATCATTTTCTACACCGGGCTGATCGACAGTCTGAAACTCACCGACGATGAAATCGCTGCGGTCATGGGGCATGAAATCGCCCACGCCCTGCGTGAGCATGGGCGTGAAGCGATGTCCAAGGCCTATGGCATTGAAATGGCCAAGCAGGGGGCGGGTGCTTTGCTTGGTTTGGGGCAGGACAGCCTGGCCTTGGCAGATACCGTGGCCAACTACGGTATGACCTTGCCTAACAGTCGGGCCAATGAAAACGAGGCTGATCTGATAGGCCTGGAGCTGGCGGCCCGCGCCGGGTACAACCCGAACGCCGCGATCACCTTGTGGAACAAGATGAGCAAGGCGTCTGAAGGTTCGCCTCCGGAATTCATGAGCACCCACCCGGCGTCGGCCAGTCGTATTTCGTCGTTGCAAGCGGCGATCCCGAAGGTGATGCCGCTGTACGAGCAAGCCCCTAAATCCTGA